A portion of the Desulfotignum phosphitoxidans DSM 13687 genome contains these proteins:
- a CDS encoding thiamine diphosphokinase, producing MNCIVIAGGRLDPARTRTWHRHIHRLLKTADLIIAADSGAGHLKKNGVLPHVIVGDLDSIDPDTLNFFKKNKVPVQPYPRRKNRTDMELCLDYAKNRGATHITMLAATGTRLDHTLANVLLLVPLADAGICVRIMDAHNEICLVKDRLELSGNPGDLVSLIPLTATVTGVTLTGLSYPLRDQTLRIGTTLGISNFFSESAAQISIKSGTLLVIRSMD from the coding sequence ATGAACTGCATTGTCATCGCCGGGGGCCGCCTGGATCCGGCCCGGACCCGAACCTGGCACCGGCACATCCACCGTCTTCTGAAAACCGCGGATCTGATTATTGCTGCGGACAGCGGCGCCGGACATCTGAAAAAAAACGGAGTCCTTCCCCATGTGATCGTCGGGGATCTGGACTCCATTGACCCGGACACACTGAACTTTTTCAAAAAAAACAAAGTCCCGGTCCAACCTTATCCCCGCCGGAAAAACAGAACCGATATGGAATTGTGCCTGGATTATGCCAAAAACCGGGGTGCCACCCATATCACCATGCTGGCTGCCACCGGTACCCGGCTGGATCATACACTGGCCAATGTACTGCTGCTGGTTCCCCTGGCAGATGCCGGTATCTGTGTCAGAATCATGGATGCGCACAATGAGATCTGCCTGGTGAAAGACCGATTGGAACTGTCCGGAAATCCCGGGGATCTGGTGTCGCTCATCCCTTTGACCGCCACGGTCACCGGGGTCACCCTCACGGGCCTGTCCTATCCGCTCCGGGATCAGACATTGAGAATAGGCACCACCCTGGGCATCAGCAATTTTTTTTCAGAATCCGCGGCACAGATTTCCATCAAGTCCGGCACGCTTCTGGTGATCCGGTCCATGGATTGA
- a CDS encoding IscA/HesB family protein produces MIELTDPAKEQIDNYFQGKEPTPIRIFLNSGGUGGPSLAMALDEPKNSDDSFEVKGHKFVVDKEFMQKAEQIKIDFTGMGFHLDSNMDLGAPDCGGCGGSCG; encoded by the coding sequence ATGATTGAATTGACAGATCCTGCAAAGGAGCAGATCGACAACTACTTTCAGGGGAAGGAACCGACCCCGATTCGTATTTTTCTGAATTCCGGCGGCTGAGGGGGACCCTCCCTGGCCATGGCTCTGGATGAGCCTAAAAATTCAGATGACAGTTTTGAAGTAAAAGGTCACAAATTTGTTGTGGACAAAGAATTCATGCAAAAAGCGGAACAGATTAAAATCGATTTCACGGGAATGGGATTTCATCTGGATTCCAATATGGATCTCGGCGCACCGGATTGTGGCGGATGCGGCGGATCCTGCGGCTGA
- the galE gene encoding UDP-glucose 4-epimerase GalE gives MKILVTGGAGYIGSHTCVALLEQNMDVVVVDNLCNSTEASLTRVEQITGKSVDFFNRDLLDKDALSRVFERSRPDAVIHFAGLKAVGESITLPLTYFHNNITGTLNLLSVMAESDVKKIIFSSSATVYGDPDTLPITETFPLSVTNPYGRTKLMIEQILEDLFISDPAWHIARLRYFNPVGAHPSGLIGEDPRGIPNNLVPYIARVAIGSLDRVRVFGNDYPTPDGTGVRDYIHVCDLAEGHVKTLPGLLAAPGVLTYNLGTGKGYSVLEMIQGFERACGRPIPYDTDPRRPGDIAACWADPGKAENELGWKATRTLDDMCADAWRWQQKNPHGYDRS, from the coding sequence ATGAAAATACTGGTGACCGGTGGTGCCGGCTATATCGGCAGCCACACCTGCGTGGCCCTTCTCGAACAGAACATGGATGTGGTGGTGGTGGACAATCTGTGCAACAGCACGGAAGCCTCCTTAACCCGGGTGGAGCAGATCACCGGCAAATCCGTGGATTTCTTTAACAGGGATCTGCTGGACAAAGACGCGCTCAGCCGGGTCTTTGAACGGTCCCGGCCCGATGCGGTGATTCATTTTGCCGGGCTCAAAGCCGTGGGGGAATCCATTACCCTGCCGTTGACCTATTTTCACAACAATATTACCGGCACCTTGAACCTGTTGTCGGTCATGGCTGAATCAGATGTCAAAAAAATTATTTTTTCCTCTTCCGCCACCGTGTATGGAGATCCCGACACCCTGCCCATCACGGAAACGTTTCCGTTGTCCGTCACCAACCCCTACGGCCGGACCAAATTAATGATCGAACAGATTCTTGAGGATCTGTTCATATCCGACCCTGCATGGCATATTGCCCGGCTCCGGTATTTCAATCCGGTGGGGGCCCATCCTAGCGGTCTGATCGGAGAAGACCCCCGGGGAATTCCCAACAATCTGGTGCCTTATATCGCCCGGGTGGCCATTGGTTCCCTGGACCGGGTCCGGGTGTTCGGCAATGATTACCCGACCCCGGACGGCACCGGGGTCCGGGATTATATTCATGTGTGTGATCTGGCGGAAGGTCATGTCAAAACCCTGCCCGGACTGCTGGCCGCCCCCGGTGTTCTCACCTACAACTTAGGCACGGGAAAAGGATATTCGGTATTGGAAATGATCCAGGGATTTGAACGGGCCTGCGGCCGCCCCATCCCCTATGACACAGATCCCCGGCGGCCCGGGGATATCGCAGCCTGCTGGGCCGACCCCGGCAAAGCCGAAAACGAACTGGGGTGGAAGGCCACTCGAACCTTAGACGACATGTGTGCAGACGCCTGGCGCTGGCAGCAGAAAAATCCCCATGGCTATGACCGATCCTAA
- a CDS encoding ATP-grasp domain-containing protein: MTDPNLCPANSGLVAIGARLRHCSRITTLGFRPNFSDYSLKQQQQLISARRILYPTAFYASLFNAMGKPTFPSVHTYTFAMDKIRQTAMFQMLGVPHPKTRVYYGPRQKQTILSEFSFPFIAKIPRGSARGQGVFLITNPKDLSTYLNRKGPAYIQEYLALDRDMRIIIIGRDVVLAYWRVAPADTFKTNISQGGHICFDPVPAAALDLALSTADKCGWDDVGIDIVESQGRFLVLEGNMKYGTKGFKTVGIDYKQMLCDKILNNEV; the protein is encoded by the coding sequence ATGACCGATCCTAACCTTTGTCCGGCCAATTCAGGCCTGGTGGCCATCGGGGCCCGGCTCAGGCACTGTTCCCGGATCACGACACTGGGATTCCGGCCCAATTTTAGTGACTATTCCCTTAAACAACAGCAGCAGCTGATCTCGGCCCGGCGCATCCTCTACCCCACCGCGTTTTATGCAAGTCTGTTCAATGCCATGGGCAAACCCACGTTTCCCAGTGTTCACACCTACACTTTTGCCATGGACAAAATCCGGCAGACCGCCATGTTTCAGATGCTGGGCGTTCCGCATCCCAAAACCCGGGTATATTACGGTCCCCGCCAGAAACAGACCATCCTGTCAGAATTTTCTTTTCCATTCATTGCCAAAATCCCCCGGGGCTCGGCCCGGGGCCAGGGGGTTTTTCTCATTACAAATCCAAAAGATCTGTCCACGTACCTGAACCGGAAAGGCCCGGCCTATATCCAGGAATACCTGGCTTTAGACCGGGACATGCGGATCATCATCATCGGCCGGGACGTGGTGCTGGCCTACTGGCGGGTCGCCCCGGCAGATACCTTCAAAACCAATATCTCCCAGGGAGGCCACATCTGTTTTGATCCGGTGCCGGCCGCTGCTCTGGATCTGGCGCTTTCAACCGCTGACAAATGCGGGTGGGACGATGTGGGCATCGATATTGTGGAATCCCAGGGCCGGTTTCTGGTGCTGGAAGGCAATATGAAATACGGGACCAAAGGATTTAAAACCGTGGGAATCGATTACAAGCAGATGCTGTGCGACAAAATTCTCAACAATGAGGTCTGA